Proteins encoded together in one Cicer arietinum cultivar CDC Frontier isolate Library 1 chromosome 4, Cicar.CDCFrontier_v2.0, whole genome shotgun sequence window:
- the LOC140920034 gene encoding secreted RxLR effector protein 161-like: MEKVVYAFVVGSLMYAQVCTCPDIAFVVNSLGKYLSNPGLGHWKIVKKVLRYLQEPKIICKNQRLYSDSDFPSFPDDPKSTSNLIFMMVGEAIYWQNVKKTLTATSTMEAEYIACYKVPCQAMWLKNLISRFKFVESISRPLVK, translated from the coding sequence atGGAAAAAGTCGTATATGCTTTCGTTGTTGGTAGTTTAATGTATGCTCAAGTTTGTACTTGTCCTGATATCGCCTTTGTAGTTAATTCTTTAGGGAAATACTTGAGCAACCCAGGTTTGGGTCATTGGAAAATAGTTAAAAAGGTCTTGCGATATTTGCAAGAACCAAAGATTATTTGCAAGAACCAAAGATTATATTCTGACTCTGATTTTCCAAGTTTCCCTGACGACCCAAAGTCTACATCCaacttaatttttatgatgGTTGGAGAAGCTATTTATTGGCAGAATGTTAAGAAGACTCTTACAGCTACCTCTACCATGGAGGCAGAATATATTGCTTGCTATAAGGTACCTTGTCAAGCTATGTGGCTGAAAAACCTAATCTCTCGCTTTAAATTTGTTGAAAGCATATCTAGGCCACTTGTGAAATAA